The following coding sequences are from one Anolis sagrei isolate rAnoSag1 chromosome 6, rAnoSag1.mat, whole genome shotgun sequence window:
- the SEM1 gene encoding 26S proteasome complex subunit SEM1, with amino-acid sequence MTSRSRHSQRGAVEWRLRRSMSEKKQPVDLGLLEEDDEFEEFPAEDWAGLDEDEDAHVWEDNWDDDNVEDDFSNQLRAELEKHGYKMETS; translated from the exons ATGACGTCACGATCCCGTCATTCTCAGCGGGGAGCAGTAGAGTGGAGGCTGAGGCGGAGCATGTCGGAGAAGAAGCAGCCCGTGGATTTGGGGCTTCTGGAGGAGGACGACGAGTTCGAGGAATTCCCGGCCGAAG ACTGGGCCGGTttagatgaagatgaagatgcacATGTGTGGGAAGACAACTGGGATGATGACAATGTGGAAGATGATTTCTCCAATCAGTTAAG gGCAGAACTAGAAAAACATGGCTACAAGATGGAAACCTCATAG